The genomic segment AAGCAGGCTAAAGCTCCTGTTTGGTAAAAATGCCTGAACGAGCTCTATTTGCACGCCAAAGGCTAAAAGTAGGGCTAAATTTTTTAAAATTTTAAACTCATAGCCAAGGTAGAGCAGTATATAAAGGACGAAAAAAGCTAAAAAATGATTTGCTTTGTCCCACGAGTTTTCTATGATCGCGGGACTTTTTGGAGTAAATGCAAGAATATCAATCACCAAAAGAGCAGCGAAAAAGCAAATTTTACTAAGAAATTTTACGCTACTCAAAAATGGCGTCCATTAGCTCGTCTAAAAACTCGTCTGGATTAAATTTGATGATATCATCCATGCTCTCGCCAACGCCTATATAAAATATAGGTAGCTCAAGCTCTCTTGCCACACCAAATAGTGCTCCGCCCTTTGCGGTGCCATCAAGCTTTGTGATGATGACACCATCAAGCGAGACAATATCGTTAAATGCTTTCGCTTGTGCAACTCCGGCGTTACCTTGCGTTCCATCAAGAATCAAAATTTTGCGGTGAGGCGCTTTTTCGTAAGCTTTTTTGCTAATACGAACGATCTTTTCTAACTCGTTTGCCAAATTTGTCTGGTTTTGAAGTCTGCCAGCCGTGTCTAAGATGACGCGGTCGATGCCTTTTGCAAGGGCCGAGCTGATAGTATCGTAAGCAACAGCTGAAGGATCATGCCCTTGCTGTGTGGCGACTATTGGCACATTTAGTCTGATTGACCACTGGCGTAGCTGCTCGATCGCTCCAGCTCTAAATGTATCACAAGCACCTAAAATAACGCTTTTACCGTTATTTTTATATAAATTTGCAAGCTTTGCGATGGTTGTCGTCTTGCCAGCGCCATTTACGCCAAGGATGAGATCGACAAATGGCTTATCAGGCTCGATCACACGCTCATTTTCGTAGATAAAATAGCTACTCATAACGCGCCTAAGATCAGCTCTACTCACTTCATCTTGTGGCGGCAAGTAGTATAAAATTTCTTCTACGATCTCATAGGCTACGTCAGCTTCAAGTAAAATTTCTTCTAAGCTCTCTTTGTCTATCTTTTTTGACTTCTTCGCTGAACTTATCGCTCCAA from the Campylobacter concisus genome contains:
- a CDS encoding VanZ family protein, which encodes MSSVKFLSKICFFAALLVIDILAFTPKSPAIIENSWDKANHFLAFFVLYILLYLGYEFKILKNLALLLAFGVQIELVQAFLPNRSFSLLDIVADMIGAAFGVIIVEILKRIYYGKSKASF
- the ftsY gene encoding signal recognition particle-docking protein FtsY; the encoded protein is MLDFLKKGLEKTFGAISSAKKSKKIDKESLEEILLEADVAYEIVEEILYYLPPQDEVSRADLRRVMSSYFIYENERVIEPDKPFVDLILGVNGAGKTTTIAKLANLYKNNGKSVILGACDTFRAGAIEQLRQWSIRLNVPIVATQQGHDPSAVAYDTISSALAKGIDRVILDTAGRLQNQTNLANELEKIVRISKKAYEKAPHRKILILDGTQGNAGVAQAKAFNDIVSLDGVIITKLDGTAKGGALFGVARELELPIFYIGVGESMDDIIKFNPDEFLDELMDAIFE